Proteins co-encoded in one Nitrospiraceae bacterium genomic window:
- a CDS encoding ribbon-helix-helix domain-containing protein, which yields MSPKPKSAPHRVLLSLPTELYDTVTRLSRAMEKPRAEVIRELLAEQQPILDMMATTFEQAKVGHKEQVAKGLQKLTGEVLKELGSVMSSSKARKKH from the coding sequence ATGAGCCCAAAACCCAAGAGCGCCCCTCATCGAGTGCTGCTGTCCTTGCCAACAGAGTTGTATGACACCGTTACGCGATTGTCCCGTGCGATGGAAAAACCGCGCGCGGAAGTGATCCGCGAGCTGTTAGCCGAACAACAACCGATCCTGGACATGATGGCCACGACCTTCGAACAAGCCAAGGTCGGCCATAAAGAACAGGTCGCAAAAGGCTTACAGAAGCTCACGGGAGAGGTCCTGAAGGAATTGGGGTCGGTGATGTCTTCATCCAAGGCTCGGAAAAAGCACTAG
- a CDS encoding pyruvate ferredoxin oxidoreductase has translation MYNVAQVIDEKCTAKKGCRLCIMYCPEANCLDLNVTKMVAEVNIDRCKGCELCVVVCNAAKHQAIVMQAVSASGELMSRKGESAALGQAYQG, from the coding sequence ATGTATAATGTCGCGCAAGTCATCGATGAGAAGTGCACAGCCAAGAAGGGTTGCCGGTTGTGCATCATGTATTGCCCGGAAGCAAATTGCCTGGACCTCAATGTCACCAAGATGGTCGCAGAAGTAAACATTGATCGCTGCAAGGGCTGCGAACTCTGTGTGGTCGTCTGTAATGCAGCCAAGCACCAGGCAATCGTCATGCAGGCTGTCAGTGCGAGCGGAGAATTGATGAGTCGCAAAGGTGAGTCGGCTGCGCTAGGCCAAGCCTATCAAGGGTAA
- a CDS encoding 2-oxoacid:acceptor oxidoreductase family protein → MIKKRLNIRMSGLGGQGAVTAAHVMAMAANKDGKFSISNPFFGAEKRMAPAESYCRIGIERIYDRGELVFPDVIEVFHPQVITMGKSYTMPFYSGVKEGGVVIINSAQSLLSEEDIQRLKDLNVAVFYIAGTELAIEVAGTELSTNMTMIGSVAGITKCVSMDALDGALQERFGKKFVASGGTASLDEAIKKKFAKKEMLLAKNLATVKRSYEIASEWAEKNKIELRVGNPAVAA, encoded by the coding sequence ATGATCAAGAAAAGACTGAACATCCGGATGTCGGGACTCGGCGGTCAGGGCGCTGTCACGGCCGCGCATGTCATGGCCATGGCGGCGAATAAGGACGGCAAGTTTTCCATCTCCAACCCCTTCTTCGGCGCCGAGAAACGCATGGCGCCGGCTGAAAGCTATTGTCGAATCGGCATCGAGCGCATCTACGACCGTGGTGAGTTAGTGTTCCCGGATGTTATTGAGGTGTTTCACCCCCAGGTCATCACGATGGGCAAGAGCTACACCATGCCCTTCTACTCGGGTGTGAAGGAAGGTGGTGTGGTTATCATCAACTCCGCCCAGTCTCTTCTGTCGGAAGAAGACATTCAGCGGCTCAAGGACTTGAACGTCGCCGTGTTTTACATTGCTGGAACAGAGCTCGCGATCGAAGTCGCCGGTACCGAGTTGTCTACCAACATGACCATGATTGGTTCTGTGGCCGGCATTACCAAATGCGTTTCAATGGACGCGCTCGACGGCGCGCTCCAGGAACGCTTCGGAAAGAAATTCGTGGCCTCCGGTGGTACGGCATCCTTAGACGAAGCCATTAAGAAAAAATTCGCCAAAAAAGAAATGCTTTTGGCGAAGAATCTGGCAACTGTGAAGCGGTCCTACGAAATCGCGAGCGAATGGGCTGAAAAGAATAAGATTGAGTTGCGAGTCGGCAATCCGGCCGTCGCCGCCTAA
- a CDS encoding thiamine pyrophosphate-dependent enzyme, translating to MSKERIKISDALYDIMPSDYQDLVKSATYGKEDRGWKDIGTSKELIEQHSLCAGCPESMAFRYILASLPNPEDTVMVGSTGCTSLVFPMVAVHNIHSLFGNQNAIASGLKRALTVRFPGRTKDVVVLAGDGATVDIGLDMTLQAWFRQEKFTTICFDNELYANTGGQESGLMQKGFVAKMAPVGKLFDKVRLPEIARESGCHYVVNCTVSKPSLVEKVVRNAVMVAREIGPTYLQLYTPCILEIGKNSMEGLQEMRDSEKPTERFAYKEYVSEPAKQLLAEMAAKEKERKAAAKQLTSQEA from the coding sequence ATGAGTAAAGAACGGATCAAGATCTCAGACGCCCTGTACGACATCATGCCGTCGGACTATCAGGACCTCGTAAAGAGCGCCACCTACGGCAAGGAAGATCGAGGGTGGAAGGACATTGGCACCTCAAAGGAGCTGATCGAACAACATTCTCTGTGCGCCGGTTGTCCGGAATCGATGGCCTTCCGCTACATCCTGGCTTCGCTCCCAAACCCGGAAGATACGGTTATGGTGGGCTCCACCGGATGCACCAGCTTGGTGTTTCCTATGGTAGCTGTGCATAACATTCACTCCCTCTTCGGGAACCAGAACGCGATCGCCTCGGGCTTGAAGCGCGCGTTGACGGTTCGTTTCCCCGGACGTACGAAGGACGTTGTGGTCTTGGCCGGTGATGGCGCGACAGTCGACATTGGGCTCGACATGACGTTGCAGGCCTGGTTTCGTCAGGAGAAGTTCACCACGATCTGCTTTGACAACGAGCTCTACGCTAACACCGGCGGTCAAGAGAGCGGGCTCATGCAGAAGGGCTTTGTCGCCAAGATGGCGCCGGTTGGCAAGCTGTTCGACAAGGTTCGCCTCCCGGAGATTGCTCGGGAATCCGGCTGCCACTATGTCGTCAACTGCACAGTCAGCAAGCCGTCGCTCGTGGAAAAGGTCGTTCGCAATGCCGTCATGGTCGCGCGAGAGATCGGCCCGACCTACTTGCAGCTGTACACCCCCTGCATTCTTGAAATCGGCAAGAACAGCATGGAAGGCCTCCAAGAAATGCGCGACTCAGAGAAGCCGACTGAGCGGTTCGCCTACAAAGAATACGTCAGCGAACCGGCAAAACAGTTGTTGGCCGAAATGGCCGCGAAAGAGAAGGAACGCAAAGCAGCTGCTAAGCAACTTACCTCACAGGAAGCCTAG
- a CDS encoding transketolase C-terminal domain-containing protein, with protein MADTHSVIGTQNKKGQTYTDTWKMMNEAPRTPSFFTGSEVIKEAIRRASCDVMIAYPITPQSEAAALIGELFAEGYIGDYFRGESEFAVMSQCAGAAFGGARVFTTTAGPGTMRAMENFPMWAGARLPIQMIVTCRGINSPLSIQPDTLEISYLLNTGMLVWHAETAQDFFDWILKGYMVSEEPDVHLPLALCCDGFFVTHTKDVVNLTPADMCLPPYDPYRSPVPCMDMECPPVRMMRDPFVMKSNYISYATHASWQQEVWAAVERSRKHSIHWLNGLIDSENTDADIMIVTSGTAVSQGREAIRLLEDEGIRCGLVKIKTLRPWPEEEIREATKNATHIFVPEFNVTGWLAKEIRASIPNHQRVHAGPHVCGGMTMPPEIIVSEIKTALGMRTMSLAGRGS; from the coding sequence ATGGCAGACACACACTCAGTCATCGGCACGCAAAATAAGAAAGGCCAGACGTACACCGACACATGGAAAATGATGAATGAGGCCCCGCGCACGCCTTCCTTCTTCACCGGAAGCGAAGTGATCAAGGAGGCCATTCGCCGCGCCAGCTGTGATGTCATGATCGCCTATCCGATCACGCCACAAAGCGAAGCCGCCGCCTTGATTGGCGAACTTTTTGCCGAAGGCTACATTGGCGACTACTTCCGTGGTGAGAGCGAATTCGCCGTCATGTCGCAGTGTGCGGGCGCCGCATTCGGCGGAGCGCGCGTGTTTACGACGACCGCTGGGCCAGGCACGATGCGCGCGATGGAAAACTTCCCGATGTGGGCCGGCGCCAGGCTCCCGATCCAGATGATCGTGACCTGCCGTGGCATCAATTCGCCGCTGTCGATCCAGCCTGACACGCTGGAAATTTCCTATCTGCTAAACACCGGCATGTTGGTGTGGCACGCAGAGACCGCACAGGACTTCTTTGATTGGATTCTCAAAGGCTACATGGTCTCGGAGGAACCGGATGTTCATTTGCCGTTAGCGCTCTGCTGCGATGGGTTCTTCGTCACACACACGAAAGACGTCGTAAACCTGACACCGGCCGACATGTGTTTGCCACCCTATGATCCCTATCGCTCACCGGTCCCCTGCATGGATATGGAGTGTCCGCCGGTCCGGATGATGCGCGACCCCTTTGTCATGAAGAGTAATTACATCAGCTACGCCACCCACGCGAGTTGGCAACAGGAAGTGTGGGCAGCAGTCGAGCGGTCCCGAAAGCATTCGATTCATTGGCTGAACGGATTGATCGACAGCGAAAATACCGACGCGGACATCATGATCGTGACCTCCGGCACCGCCGTTTCACAAGGACGTGAAGCGATCCGCTTGTTGGAGGACGAAGGTATCCGATGTGGACTGGTCAAGATCAAAACGTTGCGACCCTGGCCGGAAGAGGAAATTCGCGAAGCCACGAAGAACGCGACACATATCTTCGTGCCGGAATTCAACGTGACAGGCTGGCTGGCAAAAGAAATTCGCGCATCAATCCCAAATCACCAGCGAGTCCATGCTGGCCCGCACGTGTGTGGAGGCATGACAATGCCGCCGGAAATCATCGTGTCCGAAATCAAGACCGCCCTTGGCATGCGGACCATGTCGTTGGCTGGTCGTGGAAGCTGA
- a CDS encoding carbon monoxide dehydrogenase beta subunit family protein: MTQYRVLPGPEHFLPPAAASMGIRLPNPGEAHINGVIVPEEKAYEEAARQFLMAKVPTIFPGPLVLWAWNEKAAKKATAIRHLFNTLKVCVQPGQNPMLIPMPDYRPKYPKINPEVEINPNHPNLTIWHNKIDACMFVGVHCHQANLSLKIIRGGTSCYTIAMCAQAGHEDAMLSFRDASVEKIMRLADTVKRLKGSVQPRLGTAASTASN; the protein is encoded by the coding sequence ATGACTCAGTATCGCGTACTCCCAGGGCCAGAGCATTTTTTACCCCCTGCTGCGGCAAGCATGGGAATCCGCTTGCCAAATCCCGGAGAGGCTCATATCAATGGCGTAATCGTGCCGGAAGAGAAAGCCTACGAGGAAGCGGCCAGGCAATTCCTCATGGCAAAAGTTCCCACGATTTTCCCAGGACCTCTCGTCCTGTGGGCATGGAACGAAAAGGCCGCGAAGAAGGCGACCGCCATCCGCCATCTGTTCAACACCCTCAAAGTATGCGTGCAGCCTGGACAGAACCCGATGCTGATTCCGATGCCGGATTATCGGCCGAAGTACCCCAAGATCAATCCTGAAGTGGAAATCAACCCAAACCATCCGAATCTCACCATTTGGCACAACAAGATCGATGCCTGCATGTTTGTCGGCGTCCACTGCCACCAAGCCAACTTGTCGTTGAAGATTATTCGCGGCGGCACGTCCTGCTATACCATCGCGATGTGCGCGCAAGCAGGCCATGAAGACGCCATGCTGTCGTTCCGTGACGCATCCGTCGAAAAAATTATGCGATTAGCGGACACTGTGAAACGATTGAAAGGTAGCGTCCAACCACGGCTGGGAACAGCCGCGAGCACCGCCTCAAACTAG
- a CDS encoding tetratricopeptide repeat protein — protein MILQRFIRLFLIPLLIASSTTPSLAASTKIVVAEGQYVMADGDTLAGAEEKVLQRAQRRAVEEAGIYLESTFLDVEKDSGGRVSQTSSLEIRTIAAAITQTEILESRRSFENERPVFFIRIRATVNLDSLAEAVRRMKSDEQLARHFRQLQQENHQLRAQLQDLQSQPSGVRTLVIEPTGRGEAYYRTRTLLDQAIHTNNLTDKIALTSEAIDLDGRQVESLIVRGQTFLQLVSLAFSQHKKTADYEPYLYKAKADFDHAVTIDNKNAWAWLGQGDVYSWLKRTEDAATSYERVLELDPFFDVARQRLIGLYTTQARRQAEAKQWQPALGTLKKLLSTETSESWIPYQKEAYLLRSEIYVKLNQPEQAIDDLSTVIRVDPTNANALLARAKLYRERLQGRLAKDDLERACVLGSIHACEQLP, from the coding sequence ATGATTCTACAGCGATTCATACGGCTTTTCCTCATTCCCCTGTTGATCGCTTCCTCAACAACCCCGAGCCTCGCGGCCTCCACAAAAATCGTGGTTGCAGAAGGCCAGTATGTGATGGCGGATGGAGACACTCTCGCAGGAGCGGAGGAAAAGGTTCTGCAACGAGCGCAACGCCGAGCGGTGGAAGAGGCAGGGATCTATTTAGAATCAACCTTCCTCGACGTGGAAAAAGATTCGGGAGGACGCGTTTCACAAACGAGTTCCTTGGAAATACGGACCATTGCTGCCGCAATCACTCAAACCGAAATTCTTGAATCACGGCGGTCGTTTGAAAACGAGCGTCCGGTGTTTTTCATCCGCATCAGGGCCACGGTCAATCTCGACAGCCTCGCAGAGGCCGTCAGGCGGATGAAATCGGACGAACAACTGGCACGCCATTTCCGCCAGCTACAACAAGAGAATCATCAACTACGGGCGCAGCTTCAGGATCTACAATCGCAGCCCTCAGGCGTTCGCACACTGGTGATCGAACCAACCGGCCGAGGAGAAGCGTACTATCGTACCCGCACCCTCTTGGATCAAGCCATTCATACCAACAACCTGACTGACAAAATCGCCCTCACGTCGGAAGCCATCGATCTCGACGGACGACAGGTTGAGTCATTGATTGTAAGAGGGCAAACATTTCTGCAATTGGTTTCTCTGGCATTTTCTCAACATAAAAAAACAGCCGACTACGAACCATATCTCTACAAAGCAAAGGCCGATTTTGACCATGCGGTGACGATTGACAACAAAAACGCGTGGGCCTGGTTGGGGCAAGGAGACGTCTACAGTTGGCTCAAGCGTACTGAGGACGCCGCAACCTCCTATGAACGGGTTCTTGAACTGGATCCTTTTTTTGACGTCGCGCGACAACGACTGATCGGACTCTATACGACTCAAGCACGACGACAGGCGGAAGCAAAACAATGGCAGCCGGCTCTCGGTACATTGAAGAAACTCCTCTCCACGGAGACGTCGGAGAGTTGGATTCCCTATCAAAAGGAAGCCTATCTCCTTCGTAGCGAAATCTATGTGAAGCTGAATCAGCCAGAGCAGGCAATCGACGATCTGTCCACCGTAATTCGAGTGGATCCCACGAACGCAAATGCTCTCTTAGCCAGAGCGAAATTGTACAGAGAACGACTTCAAGGTCGATTGGCGAAGGATGATCTAGAACGGGCCTGTGTCCTGGGTTCAATCCATGCGTGTGAGCAATTGCCGTAA
- a CDS encoding YciI family protein codes for MKFVILGFDGPDGEAKRKIHRPAHLANLEPLSAQGRVVLAGPLTDKTGSLIIIEADSLEDAQKFAHADPYTVHGVFERVEVHPFLQVLPKTD; via the coding sequence ATGAAATTCGTGATTCTAGGATTCGACGGCCCTGACGGAGAAGCCAAACGAAAAATTCATCGACCCGCCCACTTAGCCAATCTCGAACCACTGAGCGCGCAAGGGCGTGTCGTCCTGGCAGGCCCACTGACCGACAAAACCGGAAGCCTCATCATCATCGAAGCCGACTCCTTGGAGGACGCCCAAAAATTCGCCCATGCCGATCCCTATACCGTCCATGGCGTCTTCGAGCGGGTCGAAGTGCATCCCTTCTTGCAGGTCTTGCCTAAGACCGATTGA
- a CDS encoding DUF2203 domain-containing protein: MANGEEYERTFTVSEANHLIPQLHTRFTSIQQAKAILLQTKQEIQKASAQARYGGGSSVGHLYISGLQQVSTNLQAIHELGVLVKDVDIGLCDFPHLRDGRIVYLCWKLGEDEVRWWHETTTGYKDRCPLEERR; this comes from the coding sequence ATGGCGAACGGCGAAGAATACGAACGCACATTCACCGTTTCCGAAGCCAATCATCTGATTCCGCAGCTTCACACGCGGTTTACCTCGATCCAGCAGGCCAAAGCAATCCTCCTCCAGACAAAGCAGGAGATTCAGAAAGCGAGTGCTCAGGCTCGATATGGAGGTGGTAGCTCCGTAGGTCACTTGTATATTTCAGGCTTGCAGCAGGTCAGCACCAACCTGCAAGCCATTCACGAACTCGGTGTGCTCGTCAAGGATGTGGATATCGGACTATGCGACTTTCCCCATCTCCGGGACGGACGCATCGTCTACCTCTGCTGGAAGCTCGGCGAAGATGAGGTACGATGGTGGCATGAAACTACGACCGGCTATAAGGATCGGTGCCCCCTCGAAGAACGCCGGTAA
- the rho gene encoding transcription termination factor Rho — MHLAELKQKTIADLNDVARDLKIEGAANLRKQELIFAILQAQTEKNGVVFGEGVLETLPDGFGFLRAPDSNYLPGPDDIYISPSQIRRFNLRTGDIVSGQIRPPKESERYFALLKVEKVNYEDPEVARDKILFDNLTPLYPEERINLEFDREEYCTRVMDLITPIGKGQRGLIVAAPRTGKTMLLQAIARAILKNHKEVTLIVLLIDERPEEVTDWQRQVKAEVISSTFDEPAQRHAQVAEMVLEKAKRLVEHKKDVVILLDSITRLARAYNTIAPPSGKVLSGGLDSNALQRPKRFFGAARNIENGGSLTIMATALVDTGSRMDDVIFEEFKGTGNMEVHLDRRLADKRIFPAIDISQSGTRKEELLVDKDRLNKMWILRKVLSPLGTMEAMEFLMDKVQGTKTNQEFLQSMNR, encoded by the coding sequence ATGCATCTTGCTGAGTTGAAGCAGAAAACCATCGCCGACTTAAACGACGTCGCGCGGGACCTCAAAATCGAGGGGGCGGCCAACCTTCGTAAGCAGGAGCTGATCTTCGCGATCCTCCAAGCTCAGACGGAAAAAAACGGCGTGGTCTTTGGCGAGGGCGTCCTCGAAACCCTGCCGGACGGATTCGGATTCCTGCGAGCTCCCGACTCCAACTACCTTCCCGGCCCCGATGACATCTACATCTCCCCCTCGCAGATTCGCCGATTCAATCTTCGTACGGGGGACATTGTTTCAGGACAGATTAGACCACCGAAGGAAAGCGAACGATACTTCGCGCTGCTCAAGGTCGAGAAGGTTAACTATGAAGATCCGGAAGTCGCCCGCGACAAAATTCTTTTCGACAACCTGACTCCCCTCTATCCGGAAGAACGAATCAACCTCGAATTCGACCGCGAAGAATACTGTACGCGAGTTATGGATCTGATTACGCCCATCGGGAAGGGACAGCGGGGACTCATCGTAGCCGCGCCTCGAACCGGGAAAACCATGCTGCTCCAAGCCATCGCGCGAGCCATCCTCAAGAACCATAAAGAAGTGACCTTGATCGTGCTGCTGATCGACGAACGGCCGGAAGAAGTGACTGACTGGCAGCGACAAGTGAAGGCGGAGGTCATAAGCTCGACATTTGACGAACCGGCCCAGCGTCATGCCCAAGTCGCGGAAATGGTCCTTGAGAAGGCGAAGCGGCTGGTCGAGCACAAGAAGGACGTCGTGATCCTGCTGGACAGCATTACGCGCCTTGCGCGAGCGTATAACACCATCGCGCCGCCCAGTGGCAAGGTTCTGTCTGGCGGCCTCGATTCAAATGCCTTGCAGAGACCGAAGCGGTTCTTTGGCGCAGCGCGGAATATTGAGAACGGCGGCAGTCTGACGATCATGGCCACCGCTCTGGTTGACACGGGTAGCCGCATGGACGACGTGATCTTTGAGGAGTTCAAGGGCACCGGTAACATGGAAGTACATCTTGACCGCCGTCTGGCTGATAAGCGGATCTTCCCGGCGATTGATATCAGTCAGTCCGGGACAAGAAAGGAAGAGCTGCTGGTGGACAAGGATCGTCTTAATAAGATGTGGATCCTCCGCAAGGTGCTCAGCCCATTGGGGACCATGGAGGCGATGGAATTCCTGATGGACAAGGTCCAGGGGACCAAGACCAACCAAGAATTTCTGCAGTCGATGAACCGCTAG
- the rpmE gene encoding 50S ribosomal protein L31, whose translation MKKGIHPVYREATVHCACGNKFKTRSTVGDINVDICSNCHPFFTGTQKIVDTEGRVERFKKKYAKKGK comes from the coding sequence ATGAAAAAAGGGATTCACCCGGTATACCGAGAAGCCACGGTCCATTGTGCCTGCGGCAACAAGTTCAAGACGCGTTCGACGGTGGGCGATATTAATGTCGACATTTGTTCGAATTGCCATCCGTTCTTTACCGGAACGCAGAAAATCGTCGATACCGAAGGTCGTGTCGAACGGTTCAAGAAGAAGTACGCGAAAAAGGGGAAGTAG
- the prfA gene encoding peptide chain release factor 1, translating to MDAALLKKWEGVAGRYDELTSQLMDSSFMSQPAILHKINKERTELEPVAQLFRRYQELTKQLAEAAHMLDDPAAGAEIHSLAVEERARLSTERSEVEAQVLEYLTPKDPRDEKNLFLEIRAGTGGDEAALFAGDLFRMYVKFAERHKLKVEIVEASETGKGGYKTVIAVIEGKGGYGLFKYESGVHRVQRVPVTEAAGRIHTSTVTVAVMPEVDEVEVQIDPKDLRIDTFCSSGAGGQSVNTTYSAVRITHIPTGIVVSCQDERSQLKNRNKAMRTLRARIVEAEREKQEAEIAQSRKAQVGTGDRSEKIRTYNFPQNRVTDHRIGVTLHKLDYVMAGDLDELIDALRVQQGHAAVAEAS from the coding sequence ATGGACGCAGCACTCTTGAAGAAATGGGAAGGCGTGGCGGGGCGATACGACGAGCTGACTTCGCAGCTCATGGATTCCTCTTTCATGAGTCAGCCCGCGATACTGCATAAGATCAACAAGGAACGGACCGAGCTTGAACCAGTCGCACAGCTGTTTCGCCGGTATCAGGAGCTCACGAAGCAATTGGCCGAAGCCGCTCACATGCTCGACGATCCGGCCGCCGGCGCGGAGATCCATTCGCTGGCTGTCGAAGAGCGCGCGCGGTTGAGTACGGAGCGGAGCGAGGTCGAAGCGCAGGTGCTGGAGTATCTGACGCCGAAAGATCCTCGCGATGAGAAGAACCTCTTCTTGGAGATCCGTGCCGGAACCGGCGGGGATGAGGCGGCCCTCTTTGCCGGTGATCTGTTTCGCATGTATGTGAAATTCGCGGAGCGGCACAAGCTGAAGGTCGAAATCGTTGAGGCCTCCGAAACTGGTAAGGGTGGCTATAAAACCGTGATCGCCGTGATCGAGGGCAAGGGTGGATATGGACTGTTCAAATATGAGAGCGGGGTGCATCGAGTCCAGCGAGTGCCGGTAACGGAGGCGGCCGGCCGTATTCATACCTCGACCGTCACGGTCGCCGTCATGCCCGAAGTCGATGAGGTCGAAGTTCAGATCGACCCCAAGGACTTACGCATCGATACGTTCTGTTCCTCTGGTGCCGGCGGGCAAAGCGTCAATACAACGTATTCGGCCGTACGGATTACGCACATTCCCACCGGAATCGTGGTGAGTTGCCAGGATGAGAGATCACAGTTGAAGAACCGGAACAAAGCAATGCGGACTTTGCGTGCCAGGATTGTCGAGGCTGAACGAGAAAAACAGGAAGCAGAAATTGCACAGAGCCGCAAAGCCCAGGTCGGGACCGGCGATCGCAGCGAAAAGATTCGCACGTACAACTTTCCGCAAAATCGCGTGACAGACCATCGAATCGGCGTGACGTTGCACAAGCTGGACTATGTCATGGCCGGTGATCTCGACGAGCTCATCGATGCCTTGCGCGTGCAACAGGGTCACGCCGCCGTGGCTGAGGCGTCATGA
- the prmC gene encoding peptide chain release factor N(5)-glutamine methyltransferase, giving the protein MRSDCTSTADAACVTVGSLIRNIRARLATAGIESSQQEAVWLVEFVIGLSGVAQIIERDRLLSTSEIARVQALVARRLAREPLQYILGTQEFCGMECAVTPAVLIPRPETELLVEEVIRRVSPAQEATLVDVCTGSGCIAVAVARLRPRIRVIAIDVSRAALQNARQNALRHALSDPITWLEGDMLSPLEEMKLDWCVDVIVANPPYVTEADWLDLQPEVRDFEPRQALVAGPHGTEGHERLLKDARRYLSPGGALIMEIGAGQGGAIRQILESIDGYGPVCLLRDAAGIERVVIAERREV; this is encoded by the coding sequence ATGAGGAGCGATTGTACCTCCACGGCAGATGCTGCATGCGTGACGGTCGGATCGCTTATCCGAAACATCCGTGCGCGGTTAGCGACGGCTGGGATTGAGTCGAGCCAGCAAGAAGCGGTCTGGTTGGTCGAGTTTGTGATCGGTCTCTCAGGCGTGGCGCAAATCATCGAGCGCGACCGGCTGCTCTCCACAAGCGAAATCGCCAGGGTGCAGGCTCTTGTCGCTCGGCGCCTCGCGCGCGAACCACTCCAGTACATTCTTGGGACGCAGGAATTTTGCGGGATGGAGTGTGCGGTCACACCGGCCGTGCTTATTCCGAGGCCAGAGACTGAATTGCTTGTTGAGGAAGTGATTCGGCGTGTTTCTCCAGCACAGGAGGCTACTCTTGTCGATGTCTGCACCGGATCCGGGTGCATTGCTGTGGCGGTTGCTCGTCTCAGGCCCCGTATTCGCGTGATCGCAATCGATGTTTCGCGTGCCGCGCTGCAAAATGCTCGGCAGAATGCTCTCCGTCATGCGCTGAGTGATCCAATCACGTGGCTGGAAGGGGACATGCTGTCGCCGCTGGAAGAGATGAAGCTGGACTGGTGCGTGGACGTGATAGTCGCGAATCCCCCGTATGTGACTGAAGCCGACTGGCTTGATCTGCAGCCGGAGGTCCGGGATTTCGAACCACGGCAGGCACTGGTGGCAGGGCCTCATGGGACAGAGGGTCATGAGCGACTCCTGAAGGACGCGCGACGTTATCTATCTCCTGGTGGTGCGTTGATCATGGAAATCGGAGCAGGCCAAGGGGGAGCGATACGCCAGATCTTGGAATCAATCGATGGTTATGGGCCTGTGTGTCTTCTCAGGGATGCAGCAGGTATTGAACGGGTCGTGATCGCAGAACGGCGAGAGGTGTAG